GAACGGATTTCTTGGTGAAATCACTGAGGCTCTTGCTGGCGGAGACAAAGTACAATTGATTGGTTTCGGTACTTTCGAAACTCGCAAACGTTCCGGTCGTACTGGCCGCAACCCGCAAACTGGTAAGACGATCGAAATTCCTGCATCCAACGTACCAGCATTCAAAGCCGGCAACAAACTTAAAGAAGCTGTAAAATAATGCGTCTCGACAAATTCCTTAAGGTGTCGCGCTTGATTAAGCGGCGCACGGTTGCCAAGGACGTCTCCGACCAAGGAAGAGTTCTGATTAACGGCCGTGAATCGAAGCCGAGCACTTCGGTGAAGGTGGGCGATGAGATTACGGTGCAATTTGGCCAGAAGCTGGTCACCGTAAGAGTTGAACGCTTAGCTGAGACGACTCGCAAAGAAGAAGCCGCTACGCTGTATACCTTGGTGAAGGAAGAACCGATCGCAAAGCATAATTTGTTCGAATAACAAATTGTGATTACTGCTTATTCAGCGGTGCCCTATGGCACCGCTTTTTATTTTCCTTCTGGTTCTAAACCGTGTATCTGCTCCATAAGCTATCTGTAAGAAGGAGGGGTACATGCCATGGTCGAACAAGGAAAAGGGAAGCGTCAGGAGTTGCATTTATTTCAAAGAAAACTGCTCGAAATATCAGGGGTGCAGAATGTGGAGAGCTTCGATAGCGAGGAGTTTCTGCTGCAGACCGAGCTAGGGCATTTGACGATCCGCGGACAGAATTTACATATCAAGAATTTGAATTTAGAACAGGGGCTTGTCAGTATCGAGGGCCTGGTAAATTCCCTGTCTTATTTGGAGCCGGGCTCCCATTCATCAAACAAGGGCTTCCTTGGTAAATTGTTCCGATGAACCTGCATACACAGTGGATAACCCTTCTCTGGATGCTGGCATGCGGAGGAATTATGGGAATGGTCTTCGACGGTTACCGGGTCGTATCCATTCAATTCCGCTTCCCACGCTGGAGTATCCATGCTCTTGATCTTTTATATTGGTTCGCTTCAGCGTTATTTGTATTTCGGACAATGTATCATACAAATCAGGGAGAAGTAAGATTCTACGTATTTTTAGGGCTTTTTATAGGCGTTTGGATTCATTTTTTGTTTCTTAGTGTTATAACTGAACGTTTTGTGGTAATGTTAATTATAGTAATAAAACGGTTTTATAGGATATTAGTCGGAATTGTCCAGGTCGTGCTCATTGCACCGATCAGGCTACTTCTCAAAGGAATTTGGTTGTTGCTTGGTTTTATATGGGTAATGTTATTATTTCTGGGACGGATCACATTGCTGCCGTTTTGGAAGCTTCTTTTGTGGGCGACTAAGCCGATTCGTAGACGACTTCGCATTTCGGACAGGCTGGTTACAGTACGGGATTGGATGAAGTCGTTATGGAGACGCTGGTTTCATAGAGAATAGATTTCGCATAATATACAAGATTAAGAGAATGGAGGGCGCTCAGTTGCATAAGGTATCCACAGATAGACAATCGCAGAATAAAGCATCCGGAACAGCCGGAGCGCGCCGCCGGTTACGGTTATGGATGATATTCATGGCTATATTTATGATATGGTCGGGCCATACCTTTATATCTCAATCCAGCGAGATCGGACAGAAATCTGTGCAACTATCGGAGCGTCAAGCTTCTAAGGTAGCAGCGGAACAGAGTTTGAATCAATTAAATTATGAATTGAATCGTCTGAAGGATCCTGAGTATATTGGCCAGATCGCAATGAAGAAGTATGGACTGTATAAACCTGGTGAAATTCCGGTCCGGGTATCCGATTCCGTCTCGGATAATGATTGAAATCTAAGGGCATCCGTCTGTTGACCTTGTTTCACTCATTCGGTATAATCAAATCACCGCAGTCATGATTTCGAGGCCTGGCTGTATATTTTTAAGGGAGGATCATTTTATTTTATGGCAATAGAAGTGGGCACCAAGTTAGAAGGTAAAGTGACAGGCATCACGCATTTCGGAGCATTTGTGGATCTGTCAGGAGGTGTCACGGGTCTCGTTCACATCTCGGAGATCGCCGACAATTACGTGAAGGACGTCAACGATCACTTGAAGATTGGCGATATGGTTACCGTTAAGGTAATTAATGTCGATAAGGACGGTAAGATCGGACTTTCCATTAAGCAAGCCGTTGATAAGCCGGTTGAGTCAAGCAGACCGCCTCGTGCACCAAGAAGCGATCGCCCAAGTGGCGGCAGAACCGATCGCCCAGGTGGCGGTAGAGACGGGGACCGACCAGGTGGCGGATTTAATCGGGATCGAGGGGGACGTTCTTTCTCTAACAAATCTACTTTTGAGGACAAAATGTCGCGTTTTCTCAAGGATAGTGAAGAGCGAATTTCTTCGTTGAAGAAGAGTACGGAAGGCAAACGCGGAGGACGCGGAGCTAAGCGAATGTAACTTTCTTAAATATGAAATCCACCGTAGGCATACATATGCCTACGGTTTTTTGTTTTTCGTATGCTGATGCTTTAGAATGCTTCTTGAACCTATGTATAGATTTTTTTTCCAGCTTCTATTTTTGTCGTCTGTCCCGCTTAGGCGACAGGTTATTACGCAATAACACGATATGTATCAGATCAATCCGCTCTGCCGTGCGTTATAAACGGGCTGCTAGGTACGAACATAAGCACGCATAAGGACGATGTATCCTTTGACGGGCCTAGGTTCGTGGTGTTTCGTAATTCCCTCTCAATTTGTCGGAAATTTCTTGGCTCCTTACTCCGGTATCTGACAAACTTTCCAGCCTGCCCTACCTATAATGGGACATACCTAACAAATTGGATAAGGTGGTGCCAGTTGATGGAGAAGTGGAATGTCATTACGTTTCCTGGTTTGAAGAGACTAAAAGGGCAAGCCAAGGCAAAGGGCAGAAGAGTCTGGATGGATGTACCGCTCTTAGAGCGAGCCGCTCAGCGTTTTATGGTGAATAAATGGAATTTGCTCTTTCTGGTGATGGCATTCTTACTGGGAAGAGCTACTATTCTGGACGAGCTCTCGCCGTTTGCTGCTGCCTTCTTCGCAGTGATGATGTTCATGCGCAGAGATATCGCAATAACAGCGGGGGCCGTAATGGTGATTGGAGCACTTCTGTCCCCGGTTCAGCATGGAATATGGATCGCTGCAGAACTGCTAATCTTCTACTTGATTCATAGAGGACTTGAGAGTTTTGAACGGGCCGATATTTCTTACGCTCCCTTAGCGGTATTTACCAGCACATTCCTCGTAGGGTTATTCCAGGCTGTTGTTGGTCCTTCGTTAAGCTGGTACGCAATGATGATGATGGTAGCAGATTCTGTACTCAGCTTCGTATTGACTTTGGTCTTTATTCAATCCGTTCCGGTCTTCTCGCTTCGAAGGAAGGGACGCCATCTTAGGAATGAGGAGATCCTCTGTCTAGTTATTCTATTGGCATCCATGATGACCGGAGCCGTCGGATGGGAAATATATGGCCTATCAATTGAACACATTATGTCGAGATATTTAATTCTGTTGTTTGCTCTAGTTGGAGGCGCTTCACTAGGAGCCTCAGTAGGCGTAATTACCGGGCTAATTCTCAGTCTGGCCAATATGACTGCGCTCTATCAGATGAGTCTACTAGCTTTTGCTGGCATGCTGGCAGGCATGCTGCGGGAAGGGCGCAAATGGGCTGTTGCTTTGGGTATGCTACTAGGATCTTCTATTCTAGCTATCTATTTAACAGGACCAGCTGAGGTCATGTCTTCAACCTGGGAGAGCTGCGTAGCAATTCTCCTCTTCCTAGTAACTCCAAAGGGCGTCATAAGCGTTATCGCCAAGTATGTTCCTGGTACGCAGGATCACATCAAGTCGCAGCATGAATATGCCAAGCGGGTTAGGGAGATTACAGCCGGACGGGTGGCTCAGTTCTCCCAAGTGTTCAAGCAACTGTCGCGCAGCTTCGGTCAAATGGCCAGTAGCGGTGAAATGTCCAAGCAGAGTGAAGAGGTTGGCCATTTCATGGATGCGATTACCGAAGGGGCTTGTGGGAATTGCCTACGCCGCAAGGTTTGCTGGGACGGTAATTTCTATCAGACCTATAAATTAATGACGGAGATGATGACGGCTGTTGAAGATAATCCGGAGCTATCGAAGCGTGATCTGCCTCCCAAATGGAATAAGCTGTGCGTCAAGACGGATCAAGTGCTCGATCTGATGAAGCAAGAATATAGCCTATATCAGAATGATATGCATTGGAAGCGGCAAATATACGATAGCAGACAGCTTGTAGCTGAACAACTCTCAGGAGTCTCTCAAGTTATGGAGGATTTGGCGCGAGAGATTCAGCGAGAAGGACAGGCGATGTACAAGCAGGAGGAGCAGATCCGGGACGAGCTCGACAAAATGGGGCTGTCTATTCATAGCATAGACATCATTAATCTGGACCATGGCAATGTGGAGATTGAAATTGTCCATGCGTATACTCGCGGGTTCGATGAGTGTCGGAAGATTATAGCGCCGCTATTATCCGACATTGTGGACGAGCATATTACGGTAGTCCGGGAGAATATGCCTACAGGCAGAGACGGACTGGCGACTGTAACTTTCGGTTCGGCCAAGACCTTCGAAGTGACGACCGGAGTCGCCGGGGCTGCTAAGGGCGGAGACTTGTTATCCGGGGACAGCTTTAGTGCAATGGAGCTTGGAAATGGAACCTTTGCTGTTGCCATCAGCGACGGGATGGGCAATGGTGAGCGGGCCCGGCTGGAGAGCAGCACAGCGCTTGGCATTCTTGAACAGTTACTTCAATCTGGTATGGATGAGAAATTAGCGGTGAAATCGGTTAATTCGATTCTCATGCTTCGTTCGCCGGATGAAGTATATGCTACGGTTGATATGGCTCTGATCGATGAGTTCTCCGCGCAGACGACGTTCCTCAAGATTGGTTCATCGCCGAGCTTTATCAAACGAGGGAATGAGGTTATACCGATTACGGCTAGCAATCTACCGATTGGGATCATTCAGGATATTGAGATTGATCTGGTTACGGTGCAGCTGCTTCCTGGCGACATTTTGATTATGATGACGGACGGAGTGTATGATGCTCCCGGTTATGCTGTGAATAAGGAACTGTGGATCAAACGGATGATCTCGGAGATTCATGCGGATGACCCGCAGGAAATCGCCGACTGCCTGCTGGAGACAGTGATTCGCTATCAGAAAAATACGGTCCATGATGATATGACAGTTGCAGTAGCTAAAATTGATCATTTGTTGCCCGAGTGGGCGACCCTGCATATTCCCGGAATATCAAGGCTGGAGCGACCGCGGACTGTAAGCTGACACGTGATAAGCAGTCATTTTTTAGCAGGATAGGACTTAAGTAGCGAATCAAAAGACGGTAAAATTCATACAACGTACACAATTATGGTATTATTTATCATGGGAATGATTTGAAAATCATAGTAAGATTATCATGTCGTGTTGTCGAAATTTGTTAGATAGATCCATCCATTGAACTAATTTTATACATGTTTGGGCAAAGCTATCGAAAGGTAGTGACGCAAAGCTATAGGGACTAATTCTCCTTATGGGGGTATGTCAGCCAGTTGCTAAAAGAGGTAACCTATAGTGTTTGCTATGCGGTTATCTTTTTTTTTGCCTAAATTTTAGGTGGATCTACTTATTGAAGGGAGAATGTAAAAAAAAACGAATTTATTGAAAGGAATTATGCTTAATTCCAAGTCACTATCTGGAACGAAAAGGAGACTGAATATGAAGATTTTTGGTTTTTTTAACCGTTTGAGCATTGTCACGAAAAATATGTTGTTAACGAGTGTCTCTATTCTGATGACTGGTGTTATCTTGATTGCTGCCAGCTACTATATTCAAGGTGCCGTATTAACCAATCAGTTGGAGGACAACTCACAGAAGGTCATGGAGGCCTGGAAGGACAGGATCACTCCGGAAGAAGCCAAAGCGGCGGTGACAGACACGGATCGCAATTCGGAGCTTCAGAAGAAGCTGACGAAGGTATTTGATGACTTGTCAGCGACTCACCCTGATGTTGCACAAGGTTATATCTTTGGAGCGAAGGTAGAGAACGATAGTACCCAGATGATTGCTTTTCCGACGGCAATCCTTGATATGTTCGAGGGTGAGGGCTTATTCCTGGGCGATATGCTTGGACAGCCTGCTTACCATGTGAAGGGCGTCGAGGAAATGCTGAAGACAAAGAAAATTACGTTCACAAAGCCTTATAAGGACGATTACGGTGTTTGGTTAACGGTACTCTATCCGGTTCAGGACAAGAATGGTGAAATATTCTCATACATAGGCATGGATTTCGATGCCAGTCTAATTATGACCGGTCAAACCGATTTGCTGAAATATACGGTTCTCGCACTTATTGCCATTCTGATCGTTATTTTGTCGTCTCAATATTTCACGACCCGGAGGACATTTGCACCCGTGAAGGATCTCATGTCCGCATTGGACAAGCTTAGCAAAGGCGATTTCAGCGTACAGTTGAAGACGGATGAGAGCGAACTGGGTCAGGTGAATGAGAAGTTTAATGCAACGGTTCGCAATATGAATGAACTGGTAGCGACGATCAAGACGGTCTCTATTCAATCGGCGGATCAATCGAAGATTCTGTTCGAGACGCTGGAGACGAATCATGAGAGCTCTATGGCGATCAGCGATAATATTGAAGAAATCTCCGAGAAGGCCTCGCAGCAGAGCAAGTCGATCTCCGAGAGTGTGACTTCACTGGAAGAGATCAATTCAGGCGTAGGAACGATTGCTAGCAGCACTTCAGCGTTGTCGGACGCATCAATGGAGATGAAGGACAAGTCTGAGATAGGACGGGATAATATCGGCGGGGTTATTAAGCAGATGGATTCCATCCAGCAATCCGTGCAGCAATCGGTCGTATCGATAGAACAATTGCAGAGACGTTCCGGGCAAATTGAGGAGATCGTACAGGTGATTACACAAATCGCCGAACAGACCCATCTATTGTCGTTAAATGCCAGCATTGAGGCGGCCAGAGCAGGTGAGGAAGGGCGAGGCTTCGCAGTTGTAGCTAACCAGGTGAAGAAACTGGCCGAGGAGTCCGCCAAGTCTGCAGAGCAAATCGCTGATCTGGTTCACTATATCCAGAAAGAGACAAGCACAGCCGTCGCCGCAATTGGCCAAGGAGAACGGAATGTTGCTACCGGTATCCAGGTCGTTCGAGAGACAGGAGAGCTCTTCGCTACGATACTGGATGGTACAGATTCCGTGACCAGTCAAATTCAGGAGGTATCTGCGGCTACCGAGGAGATGGTAGCTGAGACAGAGCAGATTACGGCGACCATTAAGCAGATTGCCGAATATGCAGAGAGAAATGCGGTTATCTCCGAACGAATCAAGGAGAGTGCCATGGAGCAGAGGGCTTCTTCCGACAATATTATGAGCTCTGCCGAGCACTTGAATCAAATCTCCGGAAAATTAGAGAAACTAGTAGAGGGATTGAAGCTGTAATCGTTCAAGGGGAGACTTATCGAACACCCTTAAATAGAGAGAGAGAATAGGAGCTGAACATTTGTGAGTACCCTACTGATGAATCAGAAAGTCCGGGAATATTGGCTAAATGAGCTTCAGCCGCCATTATCCGGATTTCATATCCATACTGACTATCCAGATCTAGCAATGGCCAACGGGTCCAAGAGTATGATCTATGAATTGAATATTAGTTCATCATTCAAGAGACAGATGATCCAGGAAACTGATATTCAGACTTGGCTAATCGCTTGTTATTATGTCTTTCTATATCGTATGAGCGGTGAACAGGATCAAATTGTTGGAATACAAGCCACGGATGGCCGAATACTTCCAATACGGATTCATACTGAAGCTGGAATTCCATTCAGCCAGTTGCTATCAGCTATAGCGGAGCGGCTTGTTCTATCCAATGAAGCCAGCTTGCCTATTCAGGAGATTGAGAAACTGGTTTCGCAGTCTCCTGTAGTGCAGACTATCTATGGACGAAATGCCGCTTATGAAGCCAGTCGTCTTAACTGGTATGTGCGGACAGAGGGGGAAAAGTGGGTAGCTGAGATCACCTATTCGAGCCACTTGTTCAAAGAGAGTACGATTAACAAGTTCGCCAGACATTTTCAATGTATTGCTCAGGCGGTATTGGATCGTCCCGAGATTGTCCTGGGCGACATTTCCATCATGACCGACGAGGATCTACTGGCTTATGAGAAGCTCAATGATACCGCTAGAAATTGGGGAGTAGAGCTGACGATTACATCGATGCTCAGCAGGACTGTCGAGAGTTTCCCAGAGCGAATTGCGCTGTCGTCGGCTGAGTGGAAGTTGACCTATGCTGAGTTGGACCGGTTATCCAATCAGGTTGCCCATGCGCTAATTGAGCAAGGACTGCACAAAGGCGGATTCGTGGCCATCTACATGGAGCGCAGCATGGAAGCTGTTGTCAGCATGCTCGGCGCCCTCAAAGCCGGTGGGACTTATATTCCGCTGGACCCAGAGCATCCGGATGATCGGAATCAGTATATTATCGAAGATACGGGCTCGCGGATTGTACTAACTAAGGAAACTTATCTATCTAAGTTGCAGCCGCTTGTAGCGGATAATGTGAATGAGTTGAAGCTGTTATGCTTCGACCTGGAGCAGTTCGCCTCTTATCCAGGGGAAGCCTGCCATATTCCCATCGATCAGGATGATATTGCGTATACGATCTATACATCAGGTACAACGGGAAGACCAAAGGGAGTCCTGATCCGCCATGCCGGTGTCGTGAACCTGTCGTTGTCTACTACTATGCAGCTTCAATTCTCGGAGCATGACGTCATTTTGCAATATTCTACCTTCAGCTTTGATGCTTCCGTATACGATATATTCAGTGCAATATGCTGCGGTGCTAGGCTTCATCTATTGTCCAATGAACAGCGTTATTCGGTCGACAGCTTCACCACGGCGATTGAGGATACTGGGGCGACGCGGATAGGGATTCTGCCAACCGTATTCTTCAATCAATTATCCGCGTATTTAACGGTAGAAGAGGCGGTCAAGTATCAATTGATCCGTAGTTTTGTTATTGGCGGGGAGGCGCTCCCAGGGGAGTCCGTCCGTAATTTGCAGAAGAAGCTGGGGCATCAGCCGTTCATCGTAAATGCGTATGGACCGACTGAGATTACAGTGGCCGCGACAACCCATATGATCAAGGAACAGGTACCAGAAGACTTGACTACGGTCAGCATCGGCAAGCCTATCGCCAATTACGAGGTGCTGATCGTCAACGAGAATGACCAACTCTGCCCGGTGAATGTAATGGGTGAACTGCTGATTCATTCCATCGGCTTGGCTAAAGGTTATTTAAATCTGCCTGATAAGACGGAAGAGGCTTTTACTATCGATCCGACGGATCCCACTTCGGGGAAAAGATATTATCGATCCGGCGACTTGGTTCGTCTACTGAACGATGGCGGTATCGAGTATATGGGTAGAAAGGATCTCCAGGTGAAGATTCGAGGCTACCGGATTGAGATCGGAGAGATCGAGGAGAATCTGGCGAAGCATGAGAAGGTGAAGGATGTTGCCGTGATCGTCAAGGAGGACGATCACGGCGAGAAGATGCTGATAGGCTTCTATACTTCCAAGTCCGGCGAGGAGATTGGTAAGCAGGAGCTTGCTTCCTTCCTGAAGACCAAGGTTCCAGCCTATATGGTTCCTGGTCAATTTATGATGTTGGAATCGATGCCGTTGTCACCGACAGGCAAGATTGATCGCAAACGTCTGGGCACCTATGATATCCCTATGCAGGTCGAGGAAGACCCTGACTATGTTGCGCCAGTTACTGAATTAGAGAAGGAGATCGCAGTCGCCTGGGAGAAGTCGCTTCACCGCAGTCGCGTGGGCTTATATGACAACTTCTTCGAGATTGGCGGACACTCCCTGAAAATCTTGGAGACGCTGGTACTGCTCAAGCCGCGGTTCCCTAAATTGAAGATTAACGATTTCTTCGTGTACTCGACAGTATATGCTATGGCTGAGCGAGTGATTGAATTAATGGACGCAACTGAAGAAGAGGATTCCTTCGCGGGCAGCGAGGAAATTCGGGATTTAGCGGAATATCCACGTATGTTCGGCGGGAACAGTAAACCTTCTGCGTCCCCTCAGAATCATATTCTATTGACCGGGGCTACCGGGTATTTAGGTTCCTCTCTGCTTTATCAATTGCTGCAAACCTCTGAGGCGGTCATATATTGCCTTGTGCGTGCCAAGGAAGGGGAAGAACCATACCAGCGTCTCGTCGATGTGATGAAGGGGTACTACGGGACCGAAATTACACGAAATATGGAAAATCGGGTTGTCGCAATCCGTGGGGATTTAGAGCAGCCCAATCTTGGCCTTAGTCCACAGGATGCAGCGCTGCTGGATCAGCATCTGGATTCCATTATCCATTGCGGGGCTGAGGTGAAGCATTTCGGTTCAGCCGACTATTTCACCAAAGTGAACGTTGAGAGTACGGACCGTCTGCTTGATTTGGCGCGCGGGAAGGATGTGCGCTTCCATTATGTATCCACACTGGGGATTCCGGAGGACCTGGCCTTTCTCGGTTTATGGGAGTCGTTCACAGCAGGCAGTGGCTACGATGCGATAGCCACCGAGAATGTATATACGAATAGTAAGCTCGAAGCGGAGAAGCTGGTGATTCGGGCCTGCGAGGAAGAAGGAGTGGCTGCCTCGGTATACCGGGTAGGCAATCTGTCTTGCTACTCGACCACGGGTGTATTCCAGAAGAACATAGACAATAACGCCTTCTATCGGATGCTGAAGGCGATGCTCCTACTTGGCAAGGCGCCGCGAGTGCATTGGCAGGTAGACTTCACACCGGTGAATTATGCAGGTGCATCTATCTCGGCTATAGCACTACAGGAGAAGAGTGCGGGTAGGTTGTTCCACATCTGCAATCCGGTGCAAATCTCTTATATAGACATGGTTGACCACTTGCGTGAATATGGCTATTATGTGGATCTGTTGGAGTGGCGTGATTATGAGGCATGGTTGCTGAATCCGAATCAGCCGAAGGAGCAGGCTGGCATGGAGCTGGCGATGGCTCAATTGGAGGGAGACGGAGCGAAGAACTCTATCTACCGCTTCGCGTGCCCGCAGACGAATGAATTTCTAGCAGGTACGCCTGTCGTCTGCCATGAGCCGGACCGTGAATTTTTCCAACGTATGATAGATTACGCGGTGCGGATTGGATACTTCCCTGCGCCGTAGAAGCTATGGATCTAATATTCTGAGTGATAAATGAAGTACAGAAGCGGCAACGTCAACTCATTGACGGAGGCCGCTTCTGCTATTCTAGCCATAAGTATAGTAGAGTAATTGCAAGAATCCATTCCCTGGTGTCCTGCCTGTCGATTAGTTTTCAATGGATCTAGTTTGAATCCTATCAATCCTGGAAATGCTAGAGAAGAGAGAGTTACAGGAATGATTAGGAGGCGAATTATAGCGATGAAACAAATTATGCTGATTACAGATGGTTGTTCTAATGTAGGAGAGAGTCCGGTGATGGCGGCGGCATTGGCCCGTCAGGAAGGAATTACCGTCAATGTAGTAGGAATTGTCGATTATGGGACGATTGGTGAGCTTGGCAGTATTGAAATTGAGGAAATCGCCAGAAGTGGTGGAGGGATGAGCCGTCTGACGGGGACGGAAAAGCTGGCGCAGACGATGCAGATGCTGACGCGGAAGACGGTCGTTCAGACGATTCAGCAGGCGGTGGGCAAGGAGCTGAAGCAAATTTTGGGGGAATCCTCGGTCGAGGTGCTGCCACCTGAGCAGCGCGCCGAAGTAGTAGAGGTGATTGATGAGCTTAGCGAGAATAGTCCCCTGCAGGTAGCCTTATTGATCGATGCCAGCGCCAGTATGAAGCCAAAGCTGGCTGCCGTGGAGGAAGCGATTCGCGATATGATGCTGAGCCTGGGTGCAAGGAAGGGCAGCAGCCAAGTGGCCGTCTTCCACTTTCCGGGTGCTCATAGCGGTGAGGATGCGGTCCTGGATATCGGCTGGACCAGCAATTTGGGCTCAGCCCGGTCTATTTTCCAGCGCCTTATGATGAGGGGTGCAACTCCGACCGGCCCGGCGATCCTGAAGGTGATTGAATTCTTCCGTTATGGTACACTGAATGGACACGGAGCTAGGAATGGTTCGGACGAGAAAGGTGAAGGAGAAGCGATGCTTGGTGACTACGTCGTCTAAATGGACCCTGCCGCCAGGAACGATTGTGACCGGCCGCTGGAAGGGTGAACGCTATTTGATTCAGCGTCTGCTTGGACAAGGCGCCAACGGGGTCGTCTATTTGGTGAAGCAGATGAAGAGCTCAAGACTGTACGCACTCAAAATGGGCTTCGACACGATCGACCTACAATCGGAAATCAACGTGCTTAAGGCGCTGCAGCGGAGAAAACGCAAGATCGGTTCAACAGGAAAAAGGGATCTCTCATATCTGGTAGAGGTAGATGATTACTCTCTAGAAGGCAAGGAGATTCCTTTCTACGTTATGCGCTATGTGAAGGGTGAGCCGCTGCGGGCATTCCTGGCACAACAGGGGAGCAGATGGTTGAATGTCGCCGGTTATTCGCTGCTGCAGCAGCTGGAAGGGCTGCATGGCCTGGGATTCACGTTCGGGGACTTGAAGCCGGAGAATGTGCTCGTCTCGCCTTATGGCGAGGTGGAGCTAATTGACTACGGCGGAGTCAGCGAGAATGGCCGCAGCGTGCGACAGTTTACAGAATGGTACGATCGCGGTTACTGGGGCGCGGGGGGAAGGACGGCAGAACCTTCCTATGATCTGTTCTCATTCGCGGTCGTATGCATTCATTTGCTGGCAGAGGCTCCACTTAAGGAGGTCGCCACCGGCTTGCCGCAGACACGGAGCAAGGGCGACTTGCTGGCGATCGTGCAGGGCGAGGCGTCCCTGCAGCCTTACCGCAAATGGCTCGAGCGAGCGTTAGAGGGGAAATTCCGCAGCACTGCGGAGGCCCGCCAACTATGGAGAGAACAGGTACAGAAGCAAGTTATGCAGCGTAAGGCCAAATCACCGACACCAGCGTGGATGATGGGGGCTTTTACGCTATCTTTACTTTTACTTCTCTGTGCTTTGTTTTTCACATTCTGGAATTAGATGATTTATAATAGAGATGACGATTGGAGGGGGAGGGCGCATGAACAGTAGAGTAATGCACCGATTAGTTGAGCAAGTGCGCCAGATCGGCCGTGAGGAGAGGTTGTGGTCTTCTGGAGACTGCATTGTTGTGGCTGTATCGGGAGGCCCTGACTCGGTTGCGCTTCTACATATATTATATCAATTGGCTGCTGAGCCTGATCTCAAACTTCGCTTAGTCTGTGCCCATGTAAATCATGGGTTTCGCGGTGCGGAGTCGAATGAGGAGGCAGAATTCGTACGCAGGATGGCAAGCAAACTTGGTATTCCGTTCGAGCTTGGTGTCTATAATATACCAGCATATATGAAGGAATCGGGGCATGGAGCTCAGCTGGCGGCCCGTGAGAAGAGGTATGAGTTCCTGCATAGTGTGGCAGAGAAATATGGGGCAGGTGCGATTGCGCTGGCCCATCATGCCGACGACCAGGCGGAGACGGTGGTGATGCGAATCTTGCGTGGTAGTGGATCTTCCGGCCTTGCCGGCATGCGTATGAAGCGGCGCGAAAAAAATGTGGAACTTATCCGTCCGCTGCTTCGTATATACAAGAATGACCTAATTCAGATGTGTGAGAAGACAGGCATACCATATGTTACAGACAGCACGAATTTATTGCCTAAGTACGCAAGAAATGCAGTTCGTCTGGATGT
The window above is part of the Paenibacillus lutimineralis genome. Proteins encoded here:
- a CDS encoding serine/threonine protein kinase, whose product is MTTSSKWTLPPGTIVTGRWKGERYLIQRLLGQGANGVVYLVKQMKSSRLYALKMGFDTIDLQSEINVLKALQRRKRKIGSTGKRDLSYLVEVDDYSLEGKEIPFYVMRYVKGEPLRAFLAQQGSRWLNVAGYSLLQQLEGLHGLGFTFGDLKPENVLVSPYGEVELIDYGGVSENGRSVRQFTEWYDRGYWGAGGRTAEPSYDLFSFAVVCIHLLAEAPLKEVATGLPQTRSKGDLLAIVQGEASLQPYRKWLERALEGKFRSTAEARQLWREQVQKQVMQRKAKSPTPAWMMGAFTLSLLLLLCALFFTFWN